A part of Prolixibacteraceae bacterium genomic DNA contains:
- the cas3 gene encoding CRISPR-associated helicase Cas3', translating to MEHNQCLSHILAKGAPDHTTLHDHLEQVMWVAERLGKAVGYDVEVCRHGALLHDIGKVHPRFQKSLTGYRKGTVPLRHELVSLFFLSLFDEKEHEALIEMVVAHHKPIENDPRGCGLLDLLEEHDDELMISYLEGWEEWSLDALAILSGLGIASVSISKEDAMANLEKAIDYAETCMHGEGYSLWRGLLVAADHLASGLSGDTSDWLDRLFRKPDLSFFQRRSSLFPLSLASSDSDRPHTLVVAPTGAGKTDYLMRRCKERVFYTLPFQASINAMYERMKEVLGEDADVRLLHGASKVTISGGSVYQEMLQSKAGASLKVLTPHQLASMVFAIKGFEAMMVDVMGQDVVLDEVHVYSDFSRAMVLKIVQMLRQLSCRIHIGTATMPTALYKELLSILGKEETLEVALSSDVLTSYNRHRVFRLDQWQQANEIVSRALEERQKVLLVCNTVAQSQALFETFLDQFPNAATLLLHSRLKRGDRNCRESELYDLNALAPQSRGVLVVSTQVVEVSLDISFDLMITSCAPLDSMVQRFGRVHRKRSEETIGTYKLVYVVSPPEDKKACLPYDKDVLDRSFEILPEDGAVLESGALQTMIDTVYPKCHKIDIETHSVLKSDGRWGLEKLCDYPKSYFLSQLDIQSVVAIVETDVEMYKISGLMDRMKMEIPVSYHYVRDCISIEEGSGPFVIPSSWYDDRYGLLVDQIKQERKASSEFNEKSQIL from the coding sequence ATGGAGCATAATCAGTGTTTGTCACATATATTGGCTAAGGGTGCTCCTGATCACACTACCTTACATGATCATTTAGAGCAAGTCATGTGGGTGGCTGAACGTCTAGGGAAAGCCGTAGGATACGATGTCGAAGTGTGTCGTCATGGTGCTTTGTTGCATGATATTGGTAAGGTGCATCCTCGTTTTCAGAAATCGCTAACGGGATATCGTAAAGGAACGGTTCCTCTGCGTCACGAATTGGTGTCGTTGTTTTTCTTGTCTCTTTTTGATGAAAAAGAGCATGAGGCATTGATTGAGATGGTCGTTGCTCATCATAAGCCTATAGAGAATGATCCAAGAGGTTGTGGTCTTTTAGATCTTCTAGAGGAACATGATGACGAATTGATGATCTCTTATCTCGAAGGGTGGGAAGAGTGGAGCTTGGATGCCTTGGCGATACTTTCAGGCTTAGGTATTGCTTCTGTCTCTATTTCTAAAGAGGATGCGATGGCAAATTTAGAGAAGGCCATTGATTATGCCGAGACGTGTATGCATGGTGAAGGCTACTCTTTATGGCGTGGATTGTTGGTTGCAGCCGATCATTTGGCTTCGGGTTTGTCTGGCGACACAAGTGATTGGTTGGACCGTCTATTTCGTAAGCCTGATCTTAGCTTTTTTCAGCGTAGAAGTTCTCTGTTTCCACTTTCTCTAGCCTCTAGCGATAGCGATCGACCCCACACATTGGTTGTGGCGCCGACAGGTGCTGGGAAGACCGACTATCTCATGCGTCGTTGTAAAGAGCGTGTTTTTTATACTTTGCCTTTTCAGGCTTCCATTAATGCGATGTATGAGCGAATGAAGGAGGTGTTGGGAGAAGATGCAGATGTCCGTTTGCTTCATGGGGCTTCGAAAGTGACGATTTCAGGAGGATCGGTTTATCAAGAGATGCTGCAGAGTAAAGCAGGAGCTTCGTTGAAAGTGTTAACTCCTCATCAGCTGGCTTCTATGGTGTTTGCGATTAAAGGTTTTGAAGCGATGATGGTGGATGTGATGGGGCAAGACGTGGTGTTAGATGAGGTGCATGTGTATAGTGATTTTTCAAGGGCGATGGTTTTGAAAATAGTACAGATGTTGAGGCAGTTGTCTTGTCGAATACATATCGGCACAGCTACGATGCCCACCGCTCTGTATAAAGAGCTCTTATCTATATTAGGTAAAGAAGAGACTTTAGAGGTGGCATTGTCTTCGGATGTGTTGACAAGTTATAATCGTCATCGTGTTTTTCGTTTAGATCAATGGCAGCAGGCCAACGAAATTGTGTCAAGAGCTCTTGAAGAGAGACAAAAAGTGTTGTTGGTTTGTAATACGGTGGCACAAAGTCAGGCTTTGTTTGAAACATTTTTGGATCAATTTCCTAATGCTGCTACACTGTTGCTTCATAGTCGATTAAAACGTGGCGATCGAAATTGTCGTGAATCGGAGTTGTATGATTTGAATGCTTTAGCTCCTCAAAGCAGGGGAGTGTTGGTGGTTTCGACCCAAGTGGTGGAGGTGAGTTTGGATATAAGTTTTGATTTGATGATCACCTCATGTGCTCCATTAGACAGCATGGTACAGCGTTTTGGTCGTGTGCATCGAAAGAGAAGTGAAGAGACAATAGGTACATATAAACTGGTCTATGTGGTGTCGCCACCAGAAGATAAAAAGGCCTGTCTGCCATATGACAAGGATGTATTGGATCGGAGTTTTGAAATCTTACCTGAAGATGGCGCTGTCTTGGAGAGTGGTGCATTGCAAACGATGATTGATACAGTCTACCCTAAATGTCATAAAATAGATATTGAAACCCATTCTGTATTGAAAAGTGATGGTCGATGGGGATTGGAGAAGCTGTGTGATTATCCGAAATCTTATTTCCTGAGTCAATTGGATATTCAGAGTGTGGTGGCCATTGTTGAAACAGATGTGGAAATGTATAAAATATCTGGATTGATGGATCGTATGAAAATGGAGATCCCTGTTTCATACCACTATGTGAGAGATTGTATCTCTATTGAAGAGGGTAGTGGTCCTTTTGTGATTCCCTCTTCGTGGTATGATGATAGGTATGGATTGCTGGTGGATCAAATCAAGCAAGAACGAAAAGCATCCAGTGAGTTTAACGAAAAGAGTCAGATATTATGA